A genomic region of Falco rusticolus isolate bFalRus1 chromosome 20, bFalRus1.pri, whole genome shotgun sequence contains the following coding sequences:
- the NEFM gene encoding neurofilament medium polypeptide isoform X2 — MSYTMEPLGNPSYRRVTETRATYSRASASPSSGFRSQSWSRGSGSTVSSSYKRPNLGGPRAAYGSTVLSSAESLELSQSSLLNGAAELKLSRSNEKEQLQGLNDRFAGYIEKVHYLEQQNKEIEAELAALRQKHAGRAQLSDAYEQELRELRGALEQVSHEKAQIQLDSEHIEEDIQRLRERFEDEARLRDETEATIRALRKEMEEASLMRAELDKKVQSLQDEVAFLRGNHEEEVAELLAQLQASHATVERKDYLKTDLTTALKEIRAQLECQSDHNMHQAEEWFKCRYAKLTEAAEQNKEAIRSAKEEIAEYRRQLQSKSIELESVRGTKESLERQLSDIEERHNNDLTTYQDTIHQLENELRGTKWEMARHLREYQDLLNVKMALDIEIAAYRKLLEGEETRFSAFSGSITGPIFTHRQPSVTIASTKIQKTKIEPPKLKVQHKFVEEIIEETKVEDEKSEMEDALAAIAEEMAAKAQQEEQEEEKAEEAAVEEEAVSEKAAAEQAAAPEEEEKEEEEAEEEEAAKSDAAEEGGSEKEEIEEKEEGEEAEEEGEEAEPKGKAEEVAAKVEKVKTPPTKSPPKSPPKSPVTEPAKAVQKEAAAEAGKEPKVEKGGEKPAKEEKAASPEKPATPKVTSPDKAATPEKPATPEKPATPEKAVTPEKPATPEKPRSPEKPASPEKPRSPEKPATPEKPRSPEKPASPVKDEKAVVEETITVKKVTKISAEVEKESRKEDIAVNGEVEEKKEAEESKGKEVEEEDKGVVTNGLDVSPIDDKGEKIVVTKKAEKITEGGDSTTTYITKSVTVTQKVEEHEESFEEKLVSTKKVEKVTSHAVVKEIKETE, encoded by the exons ATGAGCTACACCATGGAGCCCCTGGGCAACCCCTCGTACCGCCGGGTGACCGAGACCCGCGCCACCTACAGCCGCGCCAGCGCCTCCCCGTCCAGCGGCTTCCGCTCGCAGTCGTGGTCGCGGGGCTCGGGCAGCACCGTGTCCTCCTCCTACAAGCGCCCCAACCTGGGGGGGCCGCGGGCCGCCTACGGCTCCACGGTGCTGAGCTCCGCCGAGAGCCTGGAGCTGAGCCAGTCCTCGCTGCTGAACGGCGCGGCGGAGCTGAAGCTGAGCCGCTCCAACGagaaggagcagctgcaggggctgaACGACCGCTTCGCCGGCTACATCGAGAAGGTGCACTACctggagcagcagaacaaggagATCGAGGCGGAGCTGGCGGCGCTGCGGCAGAAGCACGCCGGGCGCGCGCAGCTGAGCGATGCCTACGAGCAGGAGCTGCGGGAGCTGCGCGGGGCGCTGGAGCAGGTGAGCCACGAGAAGGCGCAGATCCAGCTGGACTCGGAGCACATCGAGGAGGACATCCAGCGCCTGCGGGAGCGCTTCGAGGATGAGGCGCGGCTGCGCGACGAGACGGAGGCCACCATCCGCGCCCTGCGCAAGGAGATGGAGGAGGCCTCGCTGATGCGGGCGGAGCTGGACAAGAAGGTGCAGTCGCTGCAGGACGAGGTGGCCTTCCTGCGGGGCAACCACGAGGAGGAGGTGGCCGAGCTGCTGGCGCAGCTGCAGGCGTCCCACGCCACGGTGGAGAGGAAGGACTACCTGAAGACCGACCTCACCACGGCGCTGAAGGAGATCCGCGCCCAGCTGGAGTGCCAGTCCGACCACAACATGCACCAGGCCGAGGAGTGGTTCAAGTGCCGCTATGCCAAGCTGACGGAGGCGGCCGAGCAGAACAAGGAGGCCATCCGCTCCGCCAAGGAGGAGATCGCCGAGTACCGCCGGCAGCTGCAGTCCAAGAGCATCGAGCTGGAGTCGGTGCGTGGCACCAAGGAGTCGCTGGAGCGGCAGCTGAGCGACATCGAGGAGCGCCACAACAACGACCTCACCACCTACCAG GACACGATTCATCAGCTGGAAAACGAGCTTAGAGGGACAAAGTGGGAAATGGCTCGTCACTTGAGGGAATACCAGGACCTCCTCAATGTCAAGATGGCCCTGGATATTGAAATTGCTGCATACAG GAAGCTACTGGAGGGCGAAGAGACAAGATTCAGTGCCTTCTCTGGAAGCATTACTGGTCCCATATTCACACACAGACAACCATCTGTCACAATAGCATCcactaaaatccagaaaacaaaaattgaacCACCAAAGCTGAAGGTCCAGCACAAGTTTGTAGAAGAAATCATTGAAGAGACAAAGGTAGAGGATGAAAAGTCTGAAATGGAAGATGCCCTGGCAGCTATTGCGGAAGAAATGGCAGCCAAGGCCCAGCAAgaagaacaggaggaagaaaaggcagaagaagcAGCTGTGGAGGAAGAAGCTGTTTCGGAGAAGGCCGCTGCAGAACAAGCGGCTGCACCcgaggaagaagagaaggaggaagaggaagcagaggaagaagaagctGCAAAATCCGATGCAGCGGAAGAAGGAGgttctgaaaaagaagaaatagaggagaaggaagaaggggaggaggctgaggaagagggggaagaagcTGAGCCCAAGGGCAAAGCTGAGGAGGTAGCAGCAAAGGTAGAGAAGGTCAAAACACCTCCCACAAAGTCCCCCCCAAAATCGCCCCCTAAGTCCCCTGTAACAGAACCGGCCAAGGCTGtccagaaagaagcagctgcagaagcaggaaaagaaccGAAGGTGGAGAAAGGTGGTGAGAAACCAGCcaaggaggagaaagcagcctCTCCGGAGAAGCCCGCGACACCAAAGGTAACCTCTCCAGACAAGGCAGCAACCCCGGAGAAGCCTGCGACGCCGGAGAAGCCTGCGACCCCAGAGAAAGCAGTGACCCCAGAGAAGCCTGCAACGCCA GAGAAGCCCCGCTCCCCCGAAAAGCCGGCGAGCCCGGAGAAGCCCCGCTCCCCAGAAAAGCCGGCGACTCCAGAGAAGCCTCGTTCTCCAGAGAAGCCGGCCTCCCCGGTCAAAGACGAAAAGGCTGTGGTGGAGGAGACCATCACTGTCAAAAAGGTAACCAAAATTAGCGCAGAGGTAGAGAAGGAGTCCAGGAAAGAAGACATCGCAGTGAATGGTGAGGtggaggagaagaaggaagcgGAGgaatccaaagggaaggaggtTGAGGAGGAAGACAAGGGAGTTGTCACCAATGGCCTAGATGTGAGCCCGATTGATGATAAGGGTGAGAAAATTGTGGTAACCAAAAAAGCCGAGAAAATCACTGAAGGTGGGGACAGTACAACCACATATATCACAAAGTCGGTGACAGTCACTCAGAAGGTAGAGGAACATGAAGAAAGCTTTGAGGAGAAATTAGTGTCCACCAAGAAAGTGGAGAAAGTTACTTCACATGCTGTAGTAAAAGAGATTAAAGAGACcgaataa
- the NEFM gene encoding neurofilament medium polypeptide isoform X1 — MSYTMEPLGNPSYRRVTETRATYSRASASPSSGFRSQSWSRGSGSTVSSSYKRPNLGGPRAAYGSTVLSSAESLELSQSSLLNGAAELKLSRSNEKEQLQGLNDRFAGYIEKVHYLEQQNKEIEAELAALRQKHAGRAQLSDAYEQELRELRGALEQVSHEKAQIQLDSEHIEEDIQRLRERFEDEARLRDETEATIRALRKEMEEASLMRAELDKKVQSLQDEVAFLRGNHEEEVAELLAQLQASHATVERKDYLKTDLTTALKEIRAQLECQSDHNMHQAEEWFKCRYAKLTEAAEQNKEAIRSAKEEIAEYRRQLQSKSIELESVRGTKESLERQLSDIEERHNNDLTTYQDTIHQLENELRGTKWEMARHLREYQDLLNVKMALDIEIAAYRKLLEGEETRFSAFSGSITGPIFTHRQPSVTIASTKIQKTKIEPPKLKVQHKFVEEIIEETKVEDEKSEMEDALAAIAEEMAAKAQQEEQEEEKAEEAAVEEEAVSEKAAAEQAAAPEEEEKEEEEAEEEEAAKSDAAEEGGSEKEEIEEKEEGEEAEEEGEEAEPKGKAEEVAAKVEKVKTPPTKSPPKSPPKSPVTEPAKAVQKEAAAEAGKEPKVEKGGEKPAKEEKAASPEKPATPKVTSPDKAATPEKPATPEKPATPEKAVTPEKPATPEKPRSPEKPASPEKPRSPEKPASPEKPRSPEKPATPEKPRSPEKPASPVKDEKAVVEETITVKKVTKISAEVEKESRKEDIAVNGEVEEKKEAEESKGKEVEEEDKGVVTNGLDVSPIDDKGEKIVVTKKAEKITEGGDSTTTYITKSVTVTQKVEEHEESFEEKLVSTKKVEKVTSHAVVKEIKETE, encoded by the exons ATGAGCTACACCATGGAGCCCCTGGGCAACCCCTCGTACCGCCGGGTGACCGAGACCCGCGCCACCTACAGCCGCGCCAGCGCCTCCCCGTCCAGCGGCTTCCGCTCGCAGTCGTGGTCGCGGGGCTCGGGCAGCACCGTGTCCTCCTCCTACAAGCGCCCCAACCTGGGGGGGCCGCGGGCCGCCTACGGCTCCACGGTGCTGAGCTCCGCCGAGAGCCTGGAGCTGAGCCAGTCCTCGCTGCTGAACGGCGCGGCGGAGCTGAAGCTGAGCCGCTCCAACGagaaggagcagctgcaggggctgaACGACCGCTTCGCCGGCTACATCGAGAAGGTGCACTACctggagcagcagaacaaggagATCGAGGCGGAGCTGGCGGCGCTGCGGCAGAAGCACGCCGGGCGCGCGCAGCTGAGCGATGCCTACGAGCAGGAGCTGCGGGAGCTGCGCGGGGCGCTGGAGCAGGTGAGCCACGAGAAGGCGCAGATCCAGCTGGACTCGGAGCACATCGAGGAGGACATCCAGCGCCTGCGGGAGCGCTTCGAGGATGAGGCGCGGCTGCGCGACGAGACGGAGGCCACCATCCGCGCCCTGCGCAAGGAGATGGAGGAGGCCTCGCTGATGCGGGCGGAGCTGGACAAGAAGGTGCAGTCGCTGCAGGACGAGGTGGCCTTCCTGCGGGGCAACCACGAGGAGGAGGTGGCCGAGCTGCTGGCGCAGCTGCAGGCGTCCCACGCCACGGTGGAGAGGAAGGACTACCTGAAGACCGACCTCACCACGGCGCTGAAGGAGATCCGCGCCCAGCTGGAGTGCCAGTCCGACCACAACATGCACCAGGCCGAGGAGTGGTTCAAGTGCCGCTATGCCAAGCTGACGGAGGCGGCCGAGCAGAACAAGGAGGCCATCCGCTCCGCCAAGGAGGAGATCGCCGAGTACCGCCGGCAGCTGCAGTCCAAGAGCATCGAGCTGGAGTCGGTGCGTGGCACCAAGGAGTCGCTGGAGCGGCAGCTGAGCGACATCGAGGAGCGCCACAACAACGACCTCACCACCTACCAG GACACGATTCATCAGCTGGAAAACGAGCTTAGAGGGACAAAGTGGGAAATGGCTCGTCACTTGAGGGAATACCAGGACCTCCTCAATGTCAAGATGGCCCTGGATATTGAAATTGCTGCATACAG GAAGCTACTGGAGGGCGAAGAGACAAGATTCAGTGCCTTCTCTGGAAGCATTACTGGTCCCATATTCACACACAGACAACCATCTGTCACAATAGCATCcactaaaatccagaaaacaaaaattgaacCACCAAAGCTGAAGGTCCAGCACAAGTTTGTAGAAGAAATCATTGAAGAGACAAAGGTAGAGGATGAAAAGTCTGAAATGGAAGATGCCCTGGCAGCTATTGCGGAAGAAATGGCAGCCAAGGCCCAGCAAgaagaacaggaggaagaaaaggcagaagaagcAGCTGTGGAGGAAGAAGCTGTTTCGGAGAAGGCCGCTGCAGAACAAGCGGCTGCACCcgaggaagaagagaaggaggaagaggaagcagaggaagaagaagctGCAAAATCCGATGCAGCGGAAGAAGGAGgttctgaaaaagaagaaatagaggagaaggaagaaggggaggaggctgaggaagagggggaagaagcTGAGCCCAAGGGCAAAGCTGAGGAGGTAGCAGCAAAGGTAGAGAAGGTCAAAACACCTCCCACAAAGTCCCCCCCAAAATCGCCCCCTAAGTCCCCTGTAACAGAACCGGCCAAGGCTGtccagaaagaagcagctgcagaagcaggaaaagaaccGAAGGTGGAGAAAGGTGGTGAGAAACCAGCcaaggaggagaaagcagcctCTCCGGAGAAGCCCGCGACACCAAAGGTAACCTCTCCAGACAAGGCAGCAACCCCGGAGAAGCCTGCGACGCCGGAGAAGCCTGCGACCCCAGAGAAAGCAGTGACCCCAGAGAAGCCTGCAACGCCAGAGAAGCCCCGCTCCCCCGAAAAGCCGGCGAGCCCGGAGAAGCCCCGCTCCCCCGAAAAGCCGGCGAGCCCGGAGAAGCCCCGCTCCCCAGAAAAGCCGGCGACTCCAGAGAAGCCTCGTTCTCCAGAGAAGCCGGCCTCCCCGGTCAAAGACGAAAAGGCTGTGGTGGAGGAGACCATCACTGTCAAAAAGGTAACCAAAATTAGCGCAGAGGTAGAGAAGGAGTCCAGGAAAGAAGACATCGCAGTGAATGGTGAGGtggaggagaagaaggaagcgGAGgaatccaaagggaaggaggtTGAGGAGGAAGACAAGGGAGTTGTCACCAATGGCCTAGATGTGAGCCCGATTGATGATAAGGGTGAGAAAATTGTGGTAACCAAAAAAGCCGAGAAAATCACTGAAGGTGGGGACAGTACAACCACATATATCACAAAGTCGGTGACAGTCACTCAGAAGGTAGAGGAACATGAAGAAAGCTTTGAGGAGAAATTAGTGTCCACCAAGAAAGTGGAGAAAGTTACTTCACATGCTGTAGTAAAAGAGATTAAAGAGACcgaataa